In Pedobacter heparinus DSM 2366, the following are encoded in one genomic region:
- a CDS encoding RagB/SusD family nutrient uptake outer membrane protein, giving the protein MKKLHIAILLYLMGSLTSCKEDLQLTPISQISNASFWKTLDDAKGAQVGMYVRLRSQMASNYYLLGEARSDVLDKSIAGVGNYIYYYQNSLIKSTPGLPTWQGLYTVVHDANLILKYIPDIAINSVSAKNEILAQAYAMRAFVYFTMVKTWGDLPLITEPTESFNAERIQRPRTDKAEIFKLIKNDIEEALRLYPNNNYTTGRFFWSRAATNALKADVYLWTGKMLNGGTTDFNIALTAINDAETSDVALLEPFSSIFDYANKGNKEIMMATRFQVSESPVNIYQDMYMSATFMTNNTDAATKAAIGIFGGQPYTNISNTARLQFTNDDVRKNASFIEIYLNDANHTYYGSVISKFRGTVVSGVRQFQDDIIIYRYGDLILMKAEAKNALGQDPSAEINKIRKRAYGANYNAHIFINGAKEQNDEAILTERLLELVFEGKRWWDLVRFGKAFEKIPSLQSRTGQTHLLLFPIAESTLSLEPKVTPNPGYE; this is encoded by the coding sequence ATGAAAAAGCTACATATTGCAATACTATTATATTTAATGGGGTCATTAACGTCGTGTAAAGAAGATTTACAGCTTACACCGATCAGCCAGATTTCAAATGCCTCATTCTGGAAAACCCTGGATGATGCAAAGGGGGCCCAGGTAGGGATGTATGTCAGGTTGCGCTCGCAAATGGCCTCGAACTATTATTTGCTGGGAGAGGCAAGAAGTGACGTTTTAGACAAAAGCATCGCCGGGGTAGGTAATTACATTTATTATTATCAGAATTCCTTAATTAAATCAACTCCCGGGCTCCCAACCTGGCAGGGCCTGTACACAGTAGTGCACGATGCGAATCTAATATTGAAATACATTCCTGATATCGCCATCAATTCAGTTTCGGCAAAAAATGAGATTTTAGCACAGGCATACGCCATGAGGGCATTCGTTTATTTCACTATGGTTAAAACCTGGGGAGACCTTCCATTGATTACCGAACCTACAGAATCATTCAATGCGGAGCGTATACAAAGGCCCCGTACCGACAAAGCGGAAATATTTAAGCTCATTAAAAATGATATCGAAGAAGCCTTAAGACTTTATCCCAATAACAACTATACTACCGGACGGTTTTTTTGGTCCAGGGCAGCTACCAATGCATTAAAAGCAGATGTGTATTTATGGACCGGTAAAATGCTCAATGGCGGAACAACAGACTTTAACATTGCGCTAACGGCAATTAATGATGCCGAAACCAGTGACGTGGCTTTACTTGAGCCATTTTCAAGTATTTTTGATTACGCAAACAAGGGCAATAAAGAAATCATGATGGCGACACGGTTCCAGGTCAGCGAATCTCCGGTCAATATCTACCAGGATATGTATATGTCCGCCACTTTTATGACCAACAACACCGATGCTGCTACCAAGGCTGCAATCGGTATATTTGGCGGGCAGCCCTATACTAATATTTCCAATACTGCCAGGCTTCAGTTTACTAATGACGATGTACGTAAAAATGCTTCGTTTATTGAGATTTACCTTAACGATGCCAATCATACCTATTACGGATCTGTTATCAGCAAGTTCAGAGGTACTGTTGTATCTGGTGTGAGACAGTTTCAGGATGACATCATCATTTACCGCTATGGCGATCTCATTTTGATGAAAGCTGAAGCAAAAAATGCACTGGGCCAGGATCCTTCGGCGGAAATCAATAAAATCAGGAAAAGGGCCTACGGGGCAAATTACAATGCGCACATTTTTATCAATGGTGCAAAAGAACAGAATGATGAGGCCATATTGACGGAGCGGCTTTTAGAACTTGTTTTTGAGGGTAAACGCTGGTGGGACCTTGTTCGTTTCGGAAAGGCTTTCGAAAAGATCCCCTCACTTCAAAGCCGGACCGGGCAAACTCATCTGTTGTTATTCCCTATTGCAGAAAGTACTTTAAGCCTGGAACCAAAGGTGACACCAAACCCCGGATACGAATAA
- a CDS encoding cellulase family glycosylhydrolase, translating to MKFMKINPVLLLVIGLLLQNNALWAQPGKQDRVKWTKEKAKQWYTKQGWLVGANFIPSTAINQLEMWQAESFDTLTINRELQWAAAIGMNTMRVYLHDLLWEQDAAGFSKRIDTFLKIAEKHRIKPMFVLFDSCWDPFPKLGAQPKPLPYVHNSGWVQSPGYVALKDSSHYARLESYVKGIIKKFRKDKRILAWDVWNEPDNMNKSSYLKNELANKTDYVLPLLRKTFAWARSVNPDQPLTSGVWAGDWSPERIKAIDKLQLEESDIITFHNYESAEAFQKCIKWLLPYGRPVICTEYMARGNHSTFQGSMPIAKKYNVGVINWGLVDGKTQTKFAWDSWNKNYTADPDIWFHEIFHRDGSPYRPEETALIRQLTSALGNIK from the coding sequence ATGAAATTTATGAAAATCAACCCTGTACTGCTATTGGTTATAGGGTTATTATTACAAAACAATGCCTTATGGGCACAGCCAGGAAAACAAGATCGTGTGAAATGGACCAAAGAAAAAGCAAAACAATGGTATACAAAACAAGGCTGGCTGGTAGGCGCCAATTTTATCCCAAGTACGGCAATCAACCAACTTGAAATGTGGCAGGCGGAATCTTTTGATACCCTGACGATCAACAGGGAACTCCAGTGGGCTGCGGCCATTGGCATGAACACCATGCGGGTGTATTTGCACGACCTGTTGTGGGAACAAGACGCAGCCGGCTTCTCCAAACGCATAGATACTTTCTTAAAGATTGCTGAAAAGCACCGCATAAAGCCGATGTTTGTGTTGTTCGATTCCTGCTGGGACCCTTTCCCAAAACTGGGAGCGCAGCCTAAGCCGCTTCCATATGTACATAACTCGGGATGGGTCCAGAGTCCGGGCTACGTGGCACTGAAAGATTCCAGCCATTACGCCCGGCTTGAAAGCTATGTAAAAGGCATCATCAAAAAATTTAGAAAGGATAAAAGGATACTGGCTTGGGACGTTTGGAATGAGCCCGATAACATGAACAAGTCTTCTTACCTGAAAAACGAGCTGGCAAATAAAACGGATTATGTCTTGCCTTTATTGCGGAAGACCTTTGCATGGGCGCGCTCGGTAAATCCGGACCAGCCACTAACATCAGGAGTATGGGCAGGAGATTGGTCGCCGGAAAGGATCAAAGCAATCGATAAACTGCAGCTGGAAGAATCCGATATCATTACGTTCCATAATTATGAAAGTGCTGAAGCATTTCAGAAATGCATCAAATGGCTGTTGCCCTATGGCAGGCCAGTGATATGTACCGAATATATGGCCAGGGGAAACCACAGTACATTTCAGGGCTCAATGCCAATAGCAAAAAAGTATAATGTCGGGGTAATCAACTGGGGTCTTGTTGACGGAAAGACCCAAACTAAATTTGCCTGGGACAGCTGGAACAAAAACTACACTGCAGACCCTGATATCTGGTTCCACGAGATCTTTCATCGTGACGGCAGTCCATACAGGCCAGAAGAAACCGCATTGATCAGGCAACTTACTTCAGCTCTGGGGAACATTAAATAA
- a CDS encoding FG-GAP-like repeat-containing protein, which yields MKNETFICLTKYRSLVKKAVLPVMIGISSVSCKDFDNLEVTSKENAASRSAVAGQVSSGSDFTIVVLSDTQYYVEGTPATPKINMNMYLDQIQWIIDNKTTENIAYVAHVGDMTDNGDNSSVQWPNNAKALYKLDTAGIAYGPCVGNHDQYPNGSNAGGGPLTSTTNQFNQYFGVAHFTGKPWYGGNYGTNNDTHYDLFSAGGIDFIAISIEYDLNNQQWNAVNTWAYNLLTTYPSRKAIVTTHFVTGGHSQYDYNNDFHPFSAQAQAIYDRLKSLPNLFLFLGGHVNGEGYRQDTYNGKTVKTMVSDYQFYKDPDGVSNGGNGYMRLIKISPENDKVTVKTYSPYLENRSISPFFLTDANSQFELPLFHDERASRTCDINQDGKTELTLYSGGTWKVAGMSNATWGVSSDIPVPADYNGDGKAEITSFRPSTGQWIARSATGSVLFDHAWGSISGDTPVPGDYDADGRADIAVYRPSTGAWIGRAYSGGTLFNIIWGISTDIPVPGDYDGDGRIDIVVYRRSAGAWIARDPSDGSVLFNRTWGVSTDIPVPGDYNGDGKTDILVFRPSTREWIARNPANGSVLFNIAWGNSGDIPAPGDYDGDGTTDVAVYRPSTNQLLINGGGTVTLGASGDKLVNLPYHIRKFFFP from the coding sequence ATGAAAAATGAGACTTTTATTTGTTTAACTAAATACAGGAGTCTGGTTAAAAAAGCTGTATTGCCGGTGATGATAGGCATATCCTCTGTCAGCTGTAAGGATTTTGATAATCTGGAAGTAACATCGAAGGAAAACGCCGCATCAAGGTCTGCTGTGGCAGGCCAGGTCAGTTCAGGGTCGGATTTTACCATTGTCGTTTTGTCAGATACGCAGTATTATGTGGAAGGTACACCAGCTACTCCAAAGATAAACATGAATATGTACCTTGACCAGATACAATGGATCATTGACAACAAAACCACTGAAAATATCGCATATGTTGCACATGTTGGCGACATGACAGATAACGGGGACAACAGCAGTGTACAATGGCCCAACAATGCCAAAGCTTTATATAAACTGGATACGGCAGGCATTGCCTATGGTCCCTGCGTAGGTAACCATGACCAATATCCGAATGGATCGAATGCCGGAGGGGGGCCACTTACCAGTACAACCAATCAGTTCAATCAATATTTTGGCGTGGCGCATTTTACTGGAAAGCCTTGGTATGGAGGGAATTACGGGACCAATAACGATACCCATTATGACCTGTTCAGTGCAGGGGGCATTGATTTTATCGCCATCAGCATCGAATATGACCTGAATAACCAGCAATGGAATGCGGTTAATACCTGGGCTTATAACCTGCTGACTACCTACCCCTCCCGAAAAGCGATTGTTACTACCCATTTTGTTACCGGTGGCCATTCCCAATACGATTACAACAATGATTTTCATCCTTTTTCGGCGCAGGCGCAAGCAATCTATGACCGTCTGAAGAGCCTTCCGAATCTTTTTCTGTTTCTTGGAGGCCATGTGAACGGCGAGGGATACCGTCAGGATACTTACAATGGCAAGACAGTAAAAACGATGGTCTCTGACTACCAGTTTTATAAAGATCCCGATGGGGTGAGCAACGGAGGAAACGGGTATATGCGGCTGATAAAAATCTCTCCGGAAAACGATAAGGTCACAGTAAAAACTTATTCCCCTTATCTGGAGAACCGCAGCATCAGCCCCTTTTTCCTGACTGATGCCAACAGCCAGTTTGAGCTGCCTCTGTTCCATGATGAAAGGGCCAGTCGTACTTGTGACATTAACCAGGACGGAAAAACAGAACTCACGCTTTATAGCGGAGGGACCTGGAAGGTAGCCGGCATGAGTAATGCTACTTGGGGCGTGTCCAGCGATATTCCTGTCCCGGCAGATTATAATGGAGACGGGAAGGCCGAGATTACCAGCTTCCGACCTTCTACAGGCCAATGGATAGCACGGTCTGCTACCGGATCTGTATTATTTGACCATGCATGGGGTTCAATAAGCGGAGATACCCCTGTACCGGGGGATTATGATGCAGATGGCAGGGCCGATATTGCTGTATACAGACCATCTACGGGCGCATGGATAGGACGGGCCTATTCAGGAGGGACATTGTTCAATATCATCTGGGGAATTTCAACGGATATCCCTGTTCCTGGTGACTATGACGGAGACGGACGTATAGATATTGTGGTTTACAGGCGCAGCGCAGGAGCGTGGATCGCCAGGGACCCTTCCGATGGAAGTGTACTTTTTAACAGGACCTGGGGCGTTTCTACCGATATTCCAGTTCCGGGCGATTATAATGGTGACGGAAAAACAGATATTCTGGTTTTCAGGCCATCTACCCGCGAATGGATTGCCCGTAATCCTGCAAACGGAAGTGTGTTATTTAATATCGCATGGGGTAATTCCGGAGATATCCCGGCACCAGGAGATTATGATGGTGATGGCACAACAGATGTGGCGGTGTACAGGCCCTCTACCAATCAGCTGCTGATCAATGGCGGTGGTACCGTTACTTTAGGCGCATCAGGCGATAAGCTGGTCAACCTGCCGTATCACATCAGGAAATTTTTCTTTCCCTGA